One part of the Candidatus Mancarchaeum acidiphilum genome encodes these proteins:
- the ftsY gene encoding signal recognition particle-docking protein FtsY, with the protein MFDSLKKRLSETIKAFSTKEKDEYDKGEVPSENESVVVDEGIINEEITYSDPKIKDNTNLKEKKETEENKNKVKLSGITKAKSLLSKKVKLRDSDISSFTEQVRMILLQSDVSFYTTEDIVSKLEGELREKEFGKNNLDQQLMGSLRNAVSDIIGKEKFDMIDYISAKVESGVKPFTVMFLGFNGTGKTTTIAKIAYNLKLKGRSVVLSASDTFRAAAIEQLDYHAKMVGVPIIKGRYGADPASIAFDAIAYARAHSTDCVLVDTSGRQETNKNLISELEKIARISKPNLTLFVAESVAGSDLADRIKEFNNHIKIDGLVLTKLDCDAKGGNAISVSRETGIPIMMFGVGEGYTDIASYDPNIILDSMT; encoded by the coding sequence ATGTTTGATTCCCTTAAAAAGAGGCTGTCTGAAACCATAAAGGCATTCTCCACAAAGGAGAAGGACGAATATGACAAAGGAGAAGTTCCTTCTGAGAATGAAAGTGTGGTCGTGGATGAAGGCATCATCAACGAAGAGATAACATACAGCGATCCTAAAATTAAAGACAATACTAATCTTAAAGAAAAAAAAGAGACTGAGGAAAACAAGAATAAGGTTAAATTATCAGGCATAACAAAAGCAAAATCACTGCTTTCAAAAAAGGTAAAATTGAGAGATTCTGATATTTCTTCGTTCACAGAGCAGGTCCGAATGATACTGCTGCAATCTGATGTATCTTTTTATACTACGGAAGACATAGTAAGTAAGCTTGAAGGTGAACTTAGGGAGAAGGAATTTGGCAAGAATAACCTTGACCAGCAGCTTATGGGTTCTCTAAGAAATGCTGTATCAGATATAATAGGCAAGGAGAAGTTTGACATGATTGATTATATATCGGCGAAAGTGGAATCGGGAGTCAAACCTTTTACTGTTATGTTCCTGGGATTCAATGGCACTGGCAAGACAACGACCATAGCCAAGATTGCTTATAATCTAAAGCTGAAAGGCAGATCTGTAGTGCTTTCCGCAAGCGATACGTTTAGGGCAGCTGCTATAGAGCAGCTGGATTATCATGCTAAGATGGTAGGTGTTCCAATAATAAAAGGCCGTTATGGTGCAGATCCTGCCAGCATAGCTTTCGATGCGATTGCATACGCAAGGGCGCATTCAACAGATTGCGTTCTTGTAGACACATCAGGAAGGCAGGAAACGAATAAGAACCTGATAAGCGAGCTGGAGAAGATTGCGAGGATAAGCAAGCCAAACCTTACTTTGTTCGTTGCTGAAAGTGTCGCAGGCAGCGACCTTGCTGACAGGATAAAGGAGTTTAACAACCATATAAAGATAGATGGGCTTGTGCTTACGAAATTGGACTGTGACGCAAAAGGTGGAAATGCGATCTCGGTTTCCCGTGAAACAGGGATACCTATAATGATGTTTGGTGTTGGGGAGGGATATACAGATATAGCAAGTTATGACCCTAATATAATACTTGATTCTATGACTTGA
- a CDS encoding ATPase, T2SS/T4P/T4SS family, which yields MDNDNNENNNLDKGKEDQLAQEGDSELKNDDDKKSDAMENRLTADETLIEDKILEMLIGKFSNIDKQSEKFGLVEGAAKSVKPDISDELIKKIYDDITYIGKIEELVTNDDIEDIAVNNTIGIFAYFSGGRSVNMDYKFKTKVELARFVKKIRLYSTNEEANGNIIDVHMENGSRANIISSPRGYDITIRNFKKHTLSVLDLVNFGEFDYSIAARLWLYMDGLKVKPANILIAGMPSSGKTSLLNSLFSFIRPNERVITMEETYELDTSMANNVVNLETSQDMPMRELVKNSLRMRPDMMIIGEVRGPEANDMITAMNVGNICLGTIHATSSRDIIDRLENSPMNVPQGVIPTIDALMVLSQVYINGKPIRKIIQMSEISGIETKILLSDLYKYDYKSHTSSPILPSVTYRDRLAKAVGVPPPDILAEENVRMQILMQLNRLGIRDIKSISQVVQDYYDNPDALLAKIGLNGLHPIIRV from the coding sequence ATGGACAATGACAATAATGAAAATAATAATTTGGACAAAGGCAAAGAAGACCAGTTGGCCCAAGAAGGCGATTCTGAATTGAAAAATGATGATGATAAAAAATCGGATGCAATGGAGAACCGGCTTACCGCAGATGAAACCTTAATAGAGGACAAGATACTTGAGATGCTTATAGGTAAATTCTCTAATATAGACAAGCAGAGTGAAAAATTTGGGCTTGTTGAGGGGGCTGCAAAATCTGTAAAGCCGGACATATCGGATGAATTGATAAAGAAAATCTACGATGACATAACATATATAGGAAAGATAGAGGAGCTTGTTACAAACGATGATATAGAGGATATAGCAGTAAACAACACAATAGGGATCTTTGCTTATTTTTCAGGAGGTAGATCGGTGAACATGGATTACAAGTTCAAGACTAAAGTCGAACTTGCGAGATTTGTAAAGAAAATAAGGCTTTATTCCACAAATGAAGAGGCGAATGGCAACATAATAGACGTTCATATGGAGAATGGCAGCAGAGCGAACATAATAAGCTCGCCTAGGGGATATGATATCACAATAAGAAATTTTAAAAAGCACACTCTGAGTGTGCTTGACCTAGTAAATTTTGGAGAGTTTGATTACAGCATTGCGGCTAGGTTATGGCTTTATATGGACGGCTTAAAGGTAAAGCCTGCAAACATATTGATAGCAGGCATGCCTTCTTCAGGAAAGACGAGCTTGCTGAATTCGCTTTTCTCGTTTATAAGGCCTAATGAAAGGGTCATAACTATGGAGGAGACGTACGAGCTTGATACCTCCATGGCAAATAATGTCGTAAACCTTGAAACTAGCCAGGATATGCCAATGAGGGAGCTTGTGAAAAATTCTTTGAGGATGAGGCCAGACATGATGATAATAGGGGAGGTAAGAGGTCCGGAAGCAAATGACATGATTACCGCAATGAATGTAGGAAACATATGCCTCGGAACTATACATGCAACCTCATCCAGGGATATCATAGACAGGCTTGAGAATTCTCCGATGAATGTGCCGCAGGGTGTCATACCTACAATAGATGCCCTTATGGTACTCTCACAGGTCTATATAAATGGCAAACCGATAAGAAAAATAATACAAATGTCGGAGATATCAGGCATAGAGACAAAGATACTGCTTTCAGACCTTTATAAATATGATTATAAGTCTCATACGTCATCTCCTATATTGCCGAGTGTAACATACAGGGATAGGCTTGCAAAAGCGGTAGGTGTACCTCCTCCCGATATATTGGCAGAGGAAAATGTAAGAATGCAGATATTGATGCAGCTTAACAGGTTGGGTATAAGGGACATAAAGAGCATAAGCCAAGTAGTGCAAGATTACTATGATAATCCCGATGCTTTGCTTGCAAAGATAGGCTTGAACGGGCTTCACCCTATAATAAGGGTATGA
- a CDS encoding PRC-barrel domain-containing protein, which produces MVKFIIGRQLVGKKVITTDGFDLGEFVDADFSPVTGKINAILVEPDPESSVATKMDTDDDGKIKVPYAAVHSVNDYIMVDRREM; this is translated from the coding sequence ATGGTAAAATTTATAATAGGAAGGCAGTTAGTCGGCAAAAAAGTTATCACAACTGACGGTTTTGACCTTGGGGAGTTCGTAGATGCAGATTTCAGTCCAGTCACAGGCAAGATAAATGCAATACTGGTTGAGCCAGATCCAGAAAGCAGTGTAGCGACAAAGATGGATACAGATGATGACGGAAAGATAAAGGTCCCCTATGCTGCTGTGCACTCTGTCAACGATTACATAATGGTAGATAGAAGAGAGATGTAA
- the rnhB gene encoding ribonuclease HII, with amino-acid sequence MIIIGGGDEAGRGPLIGPLILSLVLIKSSASIKLSGIGVRDSKMLSRKKRDLLYNQIKDIAFDIKVDSIEAEEINNAMKSNISLNELEAVHFAKLFDSVSDDTFVSKVYLDSPDRIAEKFGIRFSASSYKNTVVQNAKQSTKKGVKYTKIIAEHKADVKYPVVSAASIIAKVTRDIAMDEISSSLGIDLGSGYPSDHKAIDNLRENLSNKELSKYVRTQWSTMKTIRQMKLRNF; translated from the coding sequence GTGATTATAATCGGAGGGGGGGACGAGGCCGGAAGGGGCCCTCTCATAGGCCCTCTGATCTTGTCCTTAGTTTTGATAAAGTCGTCCGCAAGCATTAAGCTCTCTGGGATAGGTGTCAGGGACTCGAAGATGCTGAGCAGGAAAAAGAGGGATCTGCTATACAACCAGATAAAGGATATTGCCTTTGATATAAAAGTTGACAGCATAGAAGCGGAAGAGATAAACAACGCGATGAAAAGCAATATCTCTTTGAATGAACTTGAAGCGGTGCACTTTGCAAAGCTTTTCGATTCCGTATCTGATGATACGTTCGTATCAAAGGTGTACTTGGATTCCCCTGACAGGATAGCGGAGAAATTTGGCATAAGGTTCAGCGCTTCCTCGTACAAGAATACCGTTGTGCAGAATGCGAAGCAAAGCACTAAGAAAGGCGTAAAGTACACAAAGATCATTGCAGAGCACAAGGCGGATGTCAAGTACCCTGTAGTATCTGCCGCCAGCATAATAGCAAAAGTGACGCGTGACATTGCGATGGATGAGATCTCAAGTTCATTAGGTATAGACCTTGGATCAGGATACCCATCGGACCACAAAGCTATAGACAACCTTAGGGAGAATCTGTCAAACAAAGAGCTTTCTAAATACGTGAGGACCCAATGGAGCACTATGAAGACAATAAGGCAGATGAAGCTCAGGAATTTCTAG
- a CDS encoding InlB B-repeat-containing protein, translating into MYVIFGDGAGGGSCGNAGVEFNTVAPLTVSASGSGSVSPSGTNDYQDGSSPGISESAGYGYYFAGWSCSNINGSGCYSGYNNPAYPTINGNIRETAHFNPNPESDYIYVNKGTGSVSPSGTIGENYGSNVKISATPGGRCGFLDLYAWHFSGWTGSYSSSSNPYTFTQPDYGISEGANFVCN; encoded by the coding sequence TTGTATGTAATATTTGGGGATGGGGCAGGAGGCGGTAGCTGTGGTAATGCAGGCGTGGAATTTAATACTGTGGCACCATTGACTGTAAGTGCCAGTGGATCAGGCAGCGTGAGCCCTTCAGGCACCAACGATTACCAAGATGGCAGTAGCCCAGGGATATCCGAATCCGCCGGTTATGGCTACTATTTTGCCGGCTGGTCCTGCAGCAATATAAACGGCAGCGGCTGCTACTCAGGTTACAATAATCCTGCATATCCAACAATTAACGGCAACATACGCGAAACTGCACACTTTAACCCCAACCCTGAATCCGATTATATATATGTAAATAAGGGAACTGGCAGCGTGAGCCCTTCAGGCACAATAGGAGAAAACTATGGTTCTAATGTAAAAATATCAGCAACTCCTGGGGGGCGCTGCGGATTTTTGGATTTGTACGCCTGGCACTTTTCTGGGTGGACAGGCAGTTATTCTAGTTCTAGCAATCCATATACATTTACACAACCAGATTATGGAATCAGTGAGGGAGCAAACTTTGTATGTAATTAA
- a CDS encoding InlB B-repeat-containing protein yields the protein MHMKEQSAIEMITTYSWAILIIAIVIAIILILIGFKPPSDYLQSECNIDPLLPCVDTLLVYNSTGPMEYTIIFKNDLGRSINISSNGFNLTTTNIGRSTGTNNYLGNCTPEYVTSGGEVMCRVNITGPVKAAVGTSTTTPFNFEYKICSSSSKCGDTVYKTTGYSTQIVAPTGISFLELNFQTYPNIGSISVNGVPYASGTTQFFIKGEYSLFASPPSGYVFYSSNPGWKSSPSSLKIGNPYNQSTNLTIENSGTIYAYYTLPSNIPPPPPKDERYLNMSTFPSTAAKTLTPGAGHDLENYKSSLTISEVNNTGYKFENWTGHGTINYTGTSTSGTVQMYTDIDEQANYDVYLTELASPSTADSSLSPGSGWYVPGSYITLSEVNNTGYKFENWTGYEDSTLSKLQMQVPGQPFTEQANYDVYLNELSYPPSGVKAGTLLQGSGWYDPTSSINISEQTNSGFQFINWTGYEKSTSASFTMTVPSVPFTEQANYYSCLIEVSNPTGGAKSLLPGSGCTYTDGDTITISETNNTGYEFINWTGYEKSTSASFQLVVPGKGFNETANYDVYLTELASPSTADYSLSPGSGWYLPNSSITLSEVNNTGYKFENWTGYEKNSSSSFTMTVPSVPFTEQANYDVYLNELSSPEGGALSLLPGSGWYDPTSSITLSESPNSGYEFINWTGYEKSTSASFTMTVPSVPFTETALYYIYLKVYVNPVGDGTASDAGNLTTNNESNAYPYGTTVNINANAYTKYGFSDWAGVGTGSYTGETNKTSVIIESPIIETANFYTLQSCNNYILSTSDYPTTVHGECYWTGGDLSLYTGGGDSDYSHVYVNGSNGANYLEESGTSTYLQYNTMNSLPLQNYYLSLTDGSGGGSGGNATAKLNNTAPFTLKVHSENSGTATASPGGSTSTIATYYEPDGDSIPISEVENSGYSFTEWTGTGSGSYTGASTSASVTIDSNVTEVANYNVILTLNVNPSGDGTATASPGGSTTSSGAYSVASGDSISLSEDNNTVGYEFVNWTCSGINCYSGTSTSPSFTIGGPTTETANFKLIPETLTIESYPSVGGSTGPSTGTYTYNYGTQVPLSESSNSGYEFTSWTGTGSASYTGTDPSPTITMTSKVTEQANFGVYLTTNTYPSSGGSVSPNSGYYAYDSQVTITESSNPGYTFTGWTCNGDGCSSADSSSITVTMGNPITETANYGIGLTMSISDSNAGSISPSSGSYQELYGSQVTISESTNSGYEFTGWTCSGTNCYGGTDSSYTLTMDNPMTEQANFDVCLTMGVSSGSGSVSPGSECVPYGTNVGISASPSTGYEFTGWTCSGTNCYDGTDSSYTLTMDNPMTEDANFKLIPESFTISTNPSAGGSITNPSGGSGTYTYSYGSTVSFSESPSSGYSFTSWTCTGNDCYGGTDSSATITITGSVTETALYDVCLTMAISPSSSAGSISPGAGTYCDYSTGQGVSISESTGLGYEFTGWSGSGTGSYSGSATSTTIYMDGPITETADYESIPDCNGYSYSTGAYQTSYTGECYWTGGNLNEWVAGGNSGAAHGTLVGLSNGDTYFGQGTNGRCYTFIGIDNLPEQNYEVEFGDGAGGGSCGNAGVEFNTVAPLTVSASGSGSVSPSGTNDYQDGSSPGISESAGYGYYFAGWSCSNINGSGCYSGYNNPAYPTINGNIRETAHFNPNPESDYIYVNKGTGSVSPSGTIGENYGSNVKISATPGGRCGFLDLYAWHFSGWTGSYSSSSNPYTFTQPDYGISEGANFVCNIWGWGRRR from the coding sequence ATGCATATGAAGGAGCAATCCGCTATAGAGATGATTACAACTTATTCGTGGGCCATCTTGATAATAGCGATTGTCATAGCGATTATACTGATTTTAATAGGGTTCAAGCCCCCATCAGATTATCTTCAATCGGAATGCAATATTGACCCATTGTTACCTTGTGTCGACACATTGCTTGTCTATAACTCCACAGGACCAATGGAATATACAATAATCTTCAAGAACGATCTTGGGAGGTCTATAAATATATCATCTAACGGATTCAATTTGACAACAACAAATATAGGCAGGTCTACTGGCACAAACAATTACCTAGGCAATTGCACTCCAGAATACGTCACCAGTGGTGGGGAAGTAATGTGCAGGGTTAATATAACAGGTCCAGTAAAGGCAGCAGTAGGAACAAGCACAACAACACCTTTTAATTTTGAATACAAAATATGTTCAAGCTCCAGCAAGTGTGGAGATACAGTGTATAAAACAACAGGTTACTCGACGCAGATTGTTGCGCCAACTGGAATATCCTTCTTAGAGCTGAACTTTCAGACCTATCCAAATATAGGAAGTATAAGTGTGAACGGTGTCCCGTATGCGAGTGGCACAACACAATTTTTCATAAAAGGCGAATATTCACTCTTCGCATCTCCTCCAAGCGGATACGTATTCTATTCAAGCAATCCTGGATGGAAAAGCTCCCCTTCCTCGTTAAAAATAGGGAACCCTTATAACCAATCAACCAATTTGACAATAGAAAATAGTGGTACAATATATGCCTATTATACGTTGCCTTCTAATATACCGCCACCACCACCTAAAGATGAAAGGTATTTGAATATGTCTACCTTTCCATCGACTGCAGCAAAAACATTAACGCCAGGGGCGGGCCATGATCTGGAGAATTACAAATCTTCGTTGACAATATCAGAAGTCAACAATACGGGTTATAAGTTCGAGAACTGGACAGGGCACGGTACAATAAACTATACAGGAACAAGCACTTCAGGCACCGTGCAGATGTATACAGATATAGATGAGCAGGCAAACTACGATGTCTATCTAACAGAACTTGCTTCCCCTTCAACTGCGGATTCTTCGCTCTCACCCGGCAGCGGCTGGTATGTTCCAGGTTCTTACATAACATTGTCAGAAGTCAACAACACAGGCTATAAGTTCGAGAACTGGACTGGCTACGAGGATAGCACGTTATCAAAATTGCAAATGCAGGTTCCCGGCCAGCCATTCACCGAGCAGGCAAACTACGACGTATACTTGAACGAACTCTCATATCCTCCTTCAGGTGTCAAGGCAGGTACATTGCTTCAAGGCAGCGGCTGGTATGACCCTACATCATCAATAAATATCTCAGAGCAAACAAATTCAGGATTCCAGTTTATAAACTGGACCGGATACGAGAAGAGCACCAGCGCTTCATTCACCATGACAGTGCCATCGGTCCCATTCACCGAGCAGGCAAATTACTACAGCTGTCTGATAGAGGTTTCAAATCCAACTGGAGGTGCGAAATCGTTGCTTCCAGGTAGCGGCTGTACATATACCGATGGCGATACCATTACCATATCTGAGACAAACAACACTGGATACGAGTTTATAAACTGGACCGGATACGAGAAGAGCACCAGCGCTTCATTCCAATTGGTTGTTCCAGGTAAAGGGTTCAACGAAACGGCAAACTACGATGTCTATCTAACAGAACTTGCTTCCCCTTCAACTGCGGATTATTCGCTCTCACCAGGCAGTGGTTGGTATCTTCCAAATTCTTCAATCACATTGTCAGAAGTCAACAACACGGGCTATAAGTTCGAGAACTGGACCGGCTACGAGAAAAATTCCTCTTCATCATTCACCATGACAGTGCCATCGGTCCCATTCACCGAGCAGGCAAACTACGATGTATACTTGAACGAATTATCATCCCCTGAAGGTGGTGCACTATCATTGCTTCCAGGTAGCGGCTGGTATGACCCTACATCATCAATAACCTTGTCCGAATCTCCAAACTCTGGATACGAGTTTATAAACTGGACCGGATACGAGAAGAGCACCAGCGCTTCATTCACCATGACAGTGCCATCGGTCCCATTCACAGAAACTGCCCTCTATTATATTTACTTGAAAGTATATGTAAACCCTGTAGGAGATGGGACTGCTTCTGATGCCGGCAACTTAACAACCAATAACGAGTCCAATGCATATCCTTATGGCACTACGGTAAACATTAATGCCAATGCTTATACCAAATATGGATTTTCAGACTGGGCAGGTGTCGGCACTGGAAGTTATACAGGAGAGACAAACAAGACTTCCGTTATTATTGAATCCCCTATAATAGAAACTGCAAACTTTTACACGTTGCAATCCTGCAACAACTATATATTGTCAACATCAGACTATCCAACAACTGTTCATGGAGAATGCTATTGGACGGGAGGCGATCTATCTCTATATACTGGAGGAGGAGATTCAGATTATTCACATGTTTACGTGAACGGGAGCAACGGCGCGAATTACTTAGAAGAGAGTGGAACAAGTACCTATCTGCAGTATAATACAATGAATTCACTTCCTTTGCAAAACTACTATCTAAGCCTTACGGATGGGAGTGGTGGAGGTTCAGGGGGAAATGCCACGGCAAAGCTCAACAATACAGCGCCGTTTACCCTAAAAGTACATTCAGAGAATTCAGGAACCGCAACTGCATCTCCGGGTGGATCTACCTCTACAATAGCAACTTACTATGAGCCCGATGGCGATTCAATCCCGATATCAGAAGTTGAAAATTCGGGGTATTCATTCACGGAATGGACAGGCACCGGAAGTGGAAGTTATACAGGTGCAAGCACATCAGCTAGTGTAACAATAGATTCAAATGTAACCGAAGTTGCAAACTATAATGTAATATTGACATTAAATGTAAACCCTTCAGGAGATGGAACCGCAACTGCATCACCAGGCGGCTCTACTACATCTTCAGGAGCTTATTCAGTGGCAAGCGGTGATTCAATTTCGTTATCCGAAGACAATAATACTGTTGGATATGAATTTGTGAATTGGACCTGCAGCGGCATAAACTGCTATTCTGGCACAAGCACATCTCCTTCATTTACAATAGGGGGACCGACGACAGAAACTGCAAACTTCAAGCTTATACCAGAAACCCTTACTATTGAATCATACCCATCCGTTGGAGGAAGCACAGGCCCAAGCACAGGAACCTATACTTATAATTACGGTACCCAGGTGCCTTTGTCAGAATCAAGCAATTCTGGATACGAGTTTACTAGCTGGACAGGGACAGGTTCTGCAAGTTATACAGGCACCGATCCCTCTCCAACCATAACCATGACAAGCAAGGTTACAGAGCAGGCAAACTTTGGTGTATACTTAACCACAAATACATACCCGTCTTCCGGAGGATCCGTATCACCTAACAGCGGTTATTACGCTTATGATTCACAAGTCACTATCACAGAGTCATCAAACCCTGGATATACATTCACAGGCTGGACCTGCAATGGGGATGGATGTTCTAGTGCAGATTCATCATCCATAACAGTAACTATGGGTAATCCAATAACTGAGACTGCTAATTATGGGATAGGTTTGACAATGTCTATTTCAGACTCTAATGCAGGAAGCATATCCCCAAGCTCCGGATCATACCAAGAATTGTATGGATCACAGGTCACTATCTCAGAATCCACAAATTCAGGTTATGAGTTTACAGGCTGGACCTGCAGCGGAACAAACTGCTACGGGGGCACGGATTCCTCTTACACACTTACGATGGATAATCCAATGACAGAGCAGGCAAACTTTGATGTCTGCCTTACAATGGGAGTATCAAGCGGAAGTGGCAGTGTATCACCAGGTAGCGAATGTGTGCCGTATGGAACTAATGTGGGAATATCTGCTAGCCCGTCGACTGGTTATGAGTTTACAGGCTGGACCTGCAGCGGAACAAACTGCTATGACGGCACGGATTCCTCTTACACACTTACGATGGATAATCCAATGACAGAAGATGCAAACTTCAAGCTTATACCAGAATCTTTCACTATAAGCACAAATCCGTCTGCAGGAGGAAGTATCACCAATCCAAGTGGTGGCAGTGGCACATACACGTATAGTTATGGAAGCACTGTTTCATTTTCAGAATCTCCAAGTTCCGGTTACTCATTCACAAGCTGGACTTGCACAGGCAATGATTGCTACGGGGGCACGGATTCATCAGCAACTATAACAATAACCGGCAGTGTTACAGAGACTGCCCTTTACGATGTCTGCCTTACAATGGCAATTTCCCCTTCAAGTTCTGCAGGGAGCATATCTCCTGGCGCTGGGACTTACTGTGATTACAGTACGGGGCAGGGAGTTTCAATATCGGAATCGACTGGCCTTGGATATGAGTTTACGGGTTGGTCTGGAAGCGGTACAGGGAGCTACAGCGGATCCGCTACTTCAACGACAATATATATGGACGGCCCAATAACCGAAACCGCGGATTACGAGTCAATACCTGATTGCAATGGCTACTCTTACAGCACTGGTGCTTATCAAACATCCTATACAGGAGAATGCTATTGGACAGGTGGTAATCTCAATGAGTGGGTAGCAGGAGGAAATTCAGGGGCTGCACACGGAACACTTGTTGGGCTTTCGAATGGTGATACCTATTTTGGGCAAGGAACTAATGGTAGGTGTTATACTTTCATAGGTATAGATAATCTGCCAGAACAGAATTACGAAGTAGAATTTGGGGATGGGGCAGGAGGCGGTAGCTGTGGTAATGCAGGCGTGGAATTTAATACTGTGGCACCATTGACTGTAAGTGCCAGTGGATCAGGCAGCGTGAGCCCTTCAGGCACCAACGATTACCAAGATGGCAGTAGCCCAGGGATATCCGAATCCGCCGGTTATGGCTACTATTTTGCCGGCTGGTCCTGCAGCAATATAAACGGCAGCGGCTGCTACTCAGGTTACAATAATCCTGCATATCCAACAATTAACGGCAACATACGCGAAACTGCACACTTTAACCCCAACCCTGAATCCGATTATATATATGTAAATAAGGGAACTGGCAGCGTGAGCCCTTCAGGCACAATAGGAGAAAACTATGGTTCTAATGTAAAAATATCAGCAACTCCTGGGGGGCGCTGCGGATTTTTGGATTTGTACGCCTGGCACTTTTCTGGGTGGACAGGCAGTTATTCTAGTTCTAGCAATCCATATACATTTACACAACCAGATTATGGAATCAGTGAGGGAGCAAACTTTGTATGTAATATTTGGGGATGGGGCAGGAGGCGGTAG
- the ftsZ gene encoding cell division protein FtsZ gives MGEFTSVDDEDILKFIESSKPKIYIVGTGGSGSNTIDRLYDLGVEGATLMAMNTDAPHLIKVRAERKLLLGKKVTKGLGAGSDFTVGEEAAKESKEEIKHMLADANMVFVTCGLGGGTGTGSIDTIAREAKELGALTIAIVTLPFSSEGKTRMKNALEGLAKLKKTADTTIIIHNDKLLSIAPDLPLNMAFKVSDEVLANAAKGIVEMITKPGMVNIDFADLKMVLKSSGYAVISSGESSQQTDRKKNRALVALENAVKSPLLDVDLGTAKKALINVVGGESLTLREAESIFQEVSSMINTDALIKWGARIDKDMAKESLKVMVVISGVEFTEYSDENIEKKVDELSNLDLDEVFEGDKKKPINL, from the coding sequence ATGGGAGAGTTCACAAGTGTAGATGATGAGGATATTTTAAAGTTTATAGAGAGCTCAAAACCTAAAATATATATCGTCGGTACGGGAGGAAGCGGCAGCAATACGATAGACAGGCTTTACGATTTGGGTGTGGAAGGCGCAACATTGATGGCAATGAATACCGATGCACCGCATTTGATAAAGGTCAGGGCGGAGAGGAAGCTTCTTTTGGGCAAAAAAGTTACAAAAGGTCTTGGTGCGGGAAGCGATTTTACCGTTGGAGAAGAAGCCGCAAAGGAGAGCAAGGAGGAGATCAAGCATATGCTTGCTGATGCAAATATGGTGTTTGTCACATGCGGCCTTGGAGGTGGAACAGGGACTGGATCCATAGACACCATAGCAAGGGAGGCCAAAGAGCTTGGAGCTCTTACGATTGCAATAGTGACACTGCCATTTTCAAGTGAAGGGAAGACAAGGATGAAGAATGCTCTTGAGGGTTTGGCTAAGCTGAAAAAGACCGCTGACACAACAATAATAATACATAATGACAAGCTCCTCAGCATTGCGCCCGACCTGCCACTTAATATGGCATTCAAGGTATCTGATGAAGTTCTGGCAAATGCAGCAAAAGGCATCGTGGAGATGATTACCAAACCTGGGATGGTCAACATAGATTTTGCAGACCTCAAGATGGTGCTGAAATCTTCCGGATACGCAGTTATAAGCTCAGGGGAGTCAAGCCAGCAGACAGACAGGAAGAAGAACAGGGCATTGGTTGCTCTTGAAAATGCTGTAAAAAGCCCTCTGCTTGATGTGGACTTAGGAACAGCAAAGAAGGCACTTATAAATGTGGTGGGAGGAGAAAGCCTTACACTCAGGGAGGCTGAGAGCATATTCCAAGAAGTTTCGAGCATGATAAATACCGATGCACTCATAAAATGGGGGGCTAGGATAGACAAGGACATGGCAAAGGAGTCCCTTAAGGTTATGGTAGTTATAAGCGGTGTTGAATTCACCGAATACAGTGATGAGAACATAGAGAAAAAGGTAGATGAGCTCAGCAACTTGGACCTGGATGAGGTATTTGAAGGGGACAAGAAAAAGCCAATAAACCTATAA